The Arachis hypogaea cultivar Tifrunner chromosome 16, arahy.Tifrunner.gnm2.J5K5, whole genome shotgun sequence genome contains a region encoding:
- the LOC140179786 gene encoding zinc finger BED domain-containing protein RICESLEEPER 2-like, with amino-acid sequence MSMAERMRVKYEKYWGNPDSVNMLLLIAIVLNPMQKIEYVNYFLDYFFGEEKGGELKSKLSKCIKLLYQQYQSSGEASEADTQEVQANNINTDLHGMGFFLQATGRRTNTRSELDRYLQEECEPYSHKFDILNWWKVNSTRFPILGNMAREVLAIPVSTVASESAFSTGGRVLDPYRSSLTPRMVEALVCTGDWLKEDLFSALDDDGEVLQQVDQDIFSSNDGACSMATSIDNLDDD; translated from the exons ATGTCAATGGCAGAAAGGATGAGGGTTAAGTATGAGAAGTATTGGGGCAATCCTGATTCGGTGAATATGTTGTTATTGATTGCTATCGTACTTAATCCAATGCAAAAGATTGAGTATGTCAACTATTTCTTGGATTACTTCtttggagaagaaaaaggaggcGAATTGAAGTCAAAGTTGTCCAAGTGCATAAAGTTACTCTATCAGCAATACCAAAGTTCTGGGGAAGCAAGTGAAGCTGATACGCAAGAAGTTCAAGCCAACAACATTAATACCGATCTTCATGGCATGGGCTTTTTTCTGCAAGCAACCGGTCGCAGAACAAATACAAGATCTGAACTTGATAGATATTTACAAGAAGAATGCGAGCCATACTCCCATAAGTTCGATATACTAAACTGGTGGAAGGTCAACTCAACCCGATTTCCAATTCTTGGAAATATGGCTCGTGAGGTATTGGCTATACCTGTTTCTACAGTAGCTTCGGAGTCTGCATTTAGTACTGGAGGAAGAGTCCTCGATCCATACCGCAGTTCCTTAACACCTAGAATGGTAGAAGCCTTAGTCTGCACAGGAGATTGGCTTAAGGAAGATCTTTTCTCTGCTttagatgatgatggtgaagttCTTCAACAAGTTGATCAAG ATATATTTTCCTCTAATGATGGTGCTTGTTCTATGGCGACATCAATTGATAATCTTGATGATGACTAG
- the LOC112754152 gene encoding uncharacterized protein: MGLTNFVMTVVGVSAVVLLLRSDVKQSANIFKRNVKHIRNWLEEETATSKEMQKSAKELESKVPPKETPKEDKH; encoded by the exons ATGGGTTTGACGAATTTTGTGATGACGGTGGTTGGTGTGAGTGCGGTTGTGCTTCTTCTGAGGAGCGACGTGAAGCAATCAGCCAACATATTCAAGCGCAACGTTAAGCACATCCGTAACTGGCTCGAAGAAGAAACTGCTACTTCTAA GGAAATGCAGAAATCTGCAAAAGAATTGGAATCAAAGGTGCCTCCAAAAGAGACTCCTAAGGAGGACAAGCACTAG